GAGGCAATCTATGAAAATAGTTCTTGCATACTCAGGAGGGCTTGATACATCAGTTGCCATAAGATGGCTCAAAGACGAATACAAGGCAAAGGTAGTAGCATTCTGCGGAGACCTCGGTCAAGGTGAGGATATGGGTGCAATTAAAAAGAAGGCACTTAAGGCAGGTGCATCGAAGGTCTATGTAGAAGACATGAGAGAGGAGTTCGTAAGGGACTACATATTCCCGATGCTCAGGGCAAATGCGGTTTATGAGGGAGGATACCTTCTTGGCACATCCATAGCAAGACCCCTAATAGCCAGAAAGCAAATAGAGATAGCAGAAAGAGAAAAAGCAGATGCAGTCTCACACGGGGCAACAGGGAAAGGCAATGACCAGGTGAGGTTTGAGCTTACATACTATAGCCTCAAGCCTGATATAAAGGTCATAGCTCCATGGAGACTCTGGCAATTTAAATCAAGGACAGACCTCATAGATTATGCAAGAAAACATAACATACCTGTTTCTGCAACAAAAGAAAAACCATATAGCACAGACAGAAATATATTCCATATAAGCTACGAAGGAGGCATCCTCGAGGACCCATGGAAAGAGCCGCCTTCTGATATGTATACCATGACAGTGCCTCCTGAAAATGCCCCTGATAAGCCTGAATATATAGAGATTGGATATGAAAAAGGAGACCCAATCTCATTAAACGGGAAAAGGCTTAAACCTTCAAAACTGCTTGGGACCCTTAACTCTATAGCAGGCAGAAACGCAATAGGCAGAGCAGATATCGTCGAAAACAGATATGTGGGCATGAAATCGAGAGGTGTTTATGAGACACCCGGTGGCACAGTGCTTCATACTGCCCATAAAGCAATAGAGTCAATCACATTGGACAGAGAGGTCATGCACCTAAGGGACAGCCTTATACCGCAATACTCTCTACTTATATATTATGGATACTGGTTTTCGCCTGAAAGGCAATTGCTACAGACCCTTATAGATAAATCCGAGGAAAATGTTACAGGCACAGCGAGGCTCAAGCTCTACAAGGGCAATTGCACGGTAGTTGGAAGGAAATCCTCCCTTAGCCTTTATCACCCTCAGCTTGCAACATTCGAGGAAGAAAGGATATATGACCAAAAGGATGCAGAGGGCTTCATAAAGCTCAATGCACTTAGACTGAAAATAAATAGACTCCTCAAAAGATATGAATGACGATATATGCCTCATAGCCCTTAACTCAATCCCTGAAATTGGGCCTTCGACCATAAGGAAACTCATCTCGCACTTTGGAAGCCCCACATCTATATTTTCGGCAAGCCTAAGGGAGCTCAAGGGTGTAGATGGGGTTGGAAAGAAAAAAGCAGAGGCTATAAAAAACTTCCATGACATAAAATCGGTCGAAGATGAGGTTGAAAGGCTAAATGTAATGGGCATAAGAACTGTTATGTTTTATTCCGAAGATTACCCCGAGATGCTCAAAGGCATTCATGATGCACCCATTGTCTTATACATAAAAGGAGAGATTAAAAAAGAAGACAGGTATGCAATAGCAATAGTTGGCTCAAGAAAGTCCACTGACTATGGGGTCTCTGTAACCATGTCAATAGCCACAGAGCTTGCAGGCATGGGTTTTACGATAGTAAGCGGACTTGCAAGAGGCATAGACACATCTGCCCATACAGGTGCTGTCAGATGCGGTGGAAGGAGCATTGCAGTTTTGGGCTCTGGAATCGATGTGCCTTATCCGCCTGAAAATAAAGGGCTTATGGAGAGAATCTCGCAATCAGGCTTTGTGA
This DNA window, taken from Nitrospirota bacterium, encodes the following:
- a CDS encoding argininosuccinate synthase; this translates as MKIVLAYSGGLDTSVAIRWLKDEYKAKVVAFCGDLGQGEDMGAIKKKALKAGASKVYVEDMREEFVRDYIFPMLRANAVYEGGYLLGTSIARPLIARKQIEIAEREKADAVSHGATGKGNDQVRFELTYYSLKPDIKVIAPWRLWQFKSRTDLIDYARKHNIPVSATKEKPYSTDRNIFHISYEGGILEDPWKEPPSDMYTMTVPPENAPDKPEYIEIGYEKGDPISLNGKRLKPSKLLGTLNSIAGRNAIGRADIVENRYVGMKSRGVYETPGGTVLHTAHKAIESITLDREVMHLRDSLIPQYSLLIYYGYWFSPERQLLQTLIDKSEENVTGTARLKLYKGNCTVVGRKSSLSLYHPQLATFEEERIYDQKDAEGFIKLNALRLKINRLLKRYE
- the dprA gene encoding DNA-protecting protein DprA; its protein translation is MNDDICLIALNSIPEIGPSTIRKLISHFGSPTSIFSASLRELKGVDGVGKKKAEAIKNFHDIKSVEDEVERLNVMGIRTVMFYSEDYPEMLKGIHDAPIVLYIKGEIKKEDRYAIAIVGSRKSTDYGVSVTMSIATELAGMGFTIVSGLARGIDTSAHTGAVRCGGRSIAVLGSGIDVPYPPENKGLMERISQSGFVMSEFPLGTGPNRENFPRRNRLISGLSMGVLVVEAGTDSGALITANHALEQGREVFSIPGNINSPTSSGTNELIKAGAKVVVSARDILEELAPVLKGFIKFKEKVKITLSGEEETLSKILSGVPTHVDDISRQSRMPASKILSVLLSLELKGVVRQTEGSKFYLA